In one window of Negativicutes bacterium DNA:
- the dnaK gene encoding molecular chaperone DnaK has translation MAKVIGIDLGTTNSVVAVMEGGEPTVIANAEGSRITPSVVGFSKNGERLVGQLAKRQAVSNPDHTFSSIKRYMGTDHKVNVDGKEYSPQEISAMILQKLKADAESYLGETVTQAVITVPAYFSDSQRQATKDAGTIAGLEVLRIINEPTAASLAYGMDKGEEHTILVFDLGGGTFDVSILELGDGVFEVKATNGNNRLGGDDFDARVMKWMVEEFKKESGIDLSQDKMAAQRLLEAAEKAKIELSGVLSTNINLPFITADASGPKHLDLNLTRAKFDELTADLVEATMGPTRQALADSGLSQQDIDKVILVGGSTRIPAVQEAIKKYLGQEPHRGVNPDECVAVGAAIQAGVLVGDVKDVLLLDVTPLSLGIETMGRVCTKIIERNTTIPTEKSQIFSTAADNQPSVDIHVLQGEREMADGNKTLGRFELSGIPPAPRGVPRIEVTFKIDANGIVHVSAKDLGTGKEQKITITSSGGMSNEEIDRMVKEAETHAAEDKKRKEEVEVRNNADSLVYQAEKAIKEVGEKADKALVEKVQKAADQLKESLKGTDIEKIKADTEELTKPLYEMSAAAYQEAEGAQGAPQEQTEAKDDNVVDAEYKVVDDEKK, from the coding sequence ATGGCAAAAGTAATAGGTATTGATTTGGGTACTACTAACTCCGTAGTAGCTGTTATGGAAGGGGGCGAACCTACTGTTATAGCAAATGCAGAAGGTAGCCGCATTACTCCTTCGGTTGTCGGGTTTTCCAAAAATGGTGAAAGATTAGTTGGTCAATTAGCAAAGCGTCAAGCGGTTTCTAATCCTGATCATACTTTTAGTTCTATTAAACGTTATATGGGAACAGACCATAAAGTTAATGTTGATGGTAAAGAATATTCACCACAAGAGATTTCTGCAATGATTTTGCAAAAACTAAAAGCGGATGCTGAAAGTTATTTAGGTGAAACTGTTACTCAAGCGGTAATTACAGTGCCTGCATATTTCAGTGATAGTCAGCGTCAAGCGACTAAAGATGCTGGAACAATTGCCGGATTAGAAGTGTTGCGTATTATTAATGAGCCAACAGCAGCATCGTTAGCTTATGGTATGGATAAAGGTGAAGAACATACTATCTTAGTATTTGACTTAGGTGGCGGTACTTTTGACGTTTCTATCTTAGAATTAGGTGATGGTGTTTTTGAAGTAAAAGCAACTAATGGTAACAACCGCCTTGGTGGTGATGATTTTGATGCTCGTGTTATGAAGTGGATGGTTGAAGAGTTTAAAAAAGAAAGTGGCATTGATTTATCTCAAGATAAAATGGCGGCTCAACGCTTATTGGAAGCAGCTGAAAAAGCAAAAATTGAATTATCAGGGGTGCTTTCCACTAATATCAATCTTCCGTTTATTACCGCTGATGCTAGTGGTCCAAAACATTTAGATTTAAATTTAACACGTGCTAAATTTGATGAATTAACAGCTGATTTAGTTGAAGCAACAATGGGGCCAACTAGACAAGCACTTGCAGATTCAGGTTTATCACAACAAGATATTGATAAAGTAATTTTAGTCGGTGGATCAACGAGAATTCCAGCAGTACAAGAAGCTATTAAGAAATATTTAGGACAAGAACCTCATCGTGGGGTTAATCCTGATGAATGTGTGGCGGTTGGAGCTGCTATTCAAGCCGGTGTATTAGTCGGTGACGTAAAAGATGTATTATTATTAGATGTAACTCCATTATCTTTAGGTATCGAGACAATGGGTCGAGTTTGTACGAAAATCATTGAAAGAAATACAACTATTCCAACGGAAAAAAGCCAAATTTTCTCTACTGCTGCTGATAATCAACCATCAGTTGATATTCATGTATTACAAGGTGAAAGAGAAATGGCTGATGGCAATAAAACATTAGGCAGATTTGAGTTGTCGGGTATTCCACCAGCTCCACGCGGTGTACCACGCATTGAAGTTACATTTAAAATTGATGCTAATGGTATTGTTCATGTTTCTGCTAAAGATTTAGGTACCGGTAAGGAACAAAAAATTACAATTACTTCTTCTGGTGGAATGAGCAATGAAGAAATTGATAGAATGGTTAAAGAAGCTGAAACTCATGCCGCTGAAGATAAAAAACGTAAAGAAGAAGTTGAAGTGAGAAATAACGCTGATTCTTTAGTATATCAAGCTGAAAAAGCAATTAAAGAGGTTGGAGAAAAAGCTGACAAAGCATTAGTGGAAAAAGTTCAAAAAGCAGCTGACCAGTTAAAAGAAAGCTTAAAAGGAACAGATATTGAAAAAATTAAAGCTGATACGGAAGAGTTAACAAAACCATTATATGAAATGAGTGCAGCAGCATATCAAGAAGCTGAAGGTGCGCAAGGTGCTCCGCAAGAGCAAACAGAAGCAAAAGATGACAATGTTGTTGATGCAGAATATAAAGTGGTAGATGACGAAAAGAAATAA
- the dnaJ gene encoding molecular chaperone DnaJ — MSKRDYYEVLGVSKNATDDEIKKAFRKLAKKYHPDVNRDNSKEAETKFKEANEAYEVLSNTERRAQYDQFGHAAFDGSAGGAGGFGGGFGGSGGFGDIFDMFFGGGSQGGFGFGGGGRRQNGPERGADLRYDLEIEFSEAAFGKDLEITIPRTEKCSTCKGSGAAEGSHPETCPQCNGSGQVQFTQNTPFGRMVNVKTCERCNGEGKIIHNPCKTCGGKGTTKVKRKIDIKIPAGVDDGARLRVSGEGEAGKRGGPAGDLYVYIYVKPHKLFIRDNFDVICEVPINFVQASLGDEIEVPTLDGNVKMKIPEGTQSGTILRLKHKGIPHLRGQGRGDQHVKIKVLTPQKLNAKQKDILREFAKESGENINPEQESFFKKFFKNS, encoded by the coding sequence GTGAGTAAACGCGATTATTATGAAGTGCTGGGCGTTAGTAAAAATGCTACTGACGATGAAATAAAAAAGGCTTTTAGAAAGTTAGCAAAAAAATATCATCCTGATGTTAATCGAGATAATTCTAAAGAGGCTGAAACGAAGTTTAAAGAAGCTAATGAAGCCTATGAAGTCTTATCGAATACTGAGCGTAGAGCTCAGTACGATCAGTTTGGTCATGCTGCATTTGATGGTTCTGCTGGTGGAGCCGGTGGTTTCGGTGGCGGTTTTGGTGGATCCGGCGGTTTTGGTGATATTTTTGATATGTTCTTTGGTGGTGGCAGTCAAGGGGGATTTGGTTTTGGTGGCGGTGGTCGCCGACAAAATGGTCCGGAGCGTGGTGCTGACTTACGCTATGATTTAGAAATTGAATTTAGTGAAGCTGCTTTTGGTAAAGATTTAGAAATAACAATCCCGAGAACGGAAAAATGTTCAACTTGCAAAGGTAGTGGGGCAGCGGAAGGCTCTCACCCGGAGACTTGTCCACAATGTAATGGTTCTGGTCAAGTTCAATTTACACAAAATACGCCATTTGGCAGAATGGTAAATGTCAAAACTTGTGAGCGTTGTAATGGCGAAGGAAAAATTATTCATAATCCTTGTAAAACTTGTGGTGGTAAAGGAACTACTAAAGTTAAACGAAAAATTGATATTAAAATACCGGCAGGGGTTGATGATGGAGCTAGATTAAGAGTCTCTGGCGAAGGTGAAGCTGGTAAACGCGGTGGTCCGGCTGGTGATTTATATGTTTATATTTATGTAAAGCCACATAAATTATTTATACGTGATAATTTTGACGTTATTTGCGAAGTGCCAATTAATTTTGTCCAAGCATCTTTAGGCGATGAAATTGAAGTGCCTACTTTGGACGGTAATGTAAAAATGAAAATTCCGGAAGGTACACAATCTGGAACGATATTAAGACTAAAACACAAAGGTATTCCTCATTTACGCGGACAAGGACGCGGTGATCAACATGTTAAAATTAAAGTTTTAACACCGCAAAAATTAAATGCTAAACAGAAAGATATTTTGCGGGAATTTGCCAAAGAAAGTGGCGAAAATATTAATCCGGAGCAAGAAAGTTTTTTTAAAAAATTCTTTAAAAATTCTTAA